Proteins from a single region of Verrucosispora sp. NA02020:
- a CDS encoding EAL domain-containing protein, with amino-acid sequence MAPSKRQAVLIGVNQCGYDVQLPALRYAESDAQDLRAVLLDQDYGTFHDGDVKMFLGADATWRDIKAYLRGIAFESGPSDVLLVYFAGHALVPEWNEQLDAYLVTADLDPDALPREPDNGLRMSFLKRDVFEAFAGTSFLVLDCCQAGIYADADRRHAAAIETYRTQVDRHSALLACPKGGVARESTDYGHGVLTHHVLRALRGEAADEARRVSFARMAAFVAEQGIDPPPAQWVKTYGPAIPLTQPPVSRHDRQTFNTPANPGVIRPCKNPLEDHANSIMQLLGRMFRGANRPNHHAQQVELIRYAVDADSVAVVQFAGDGISVVDKTSRFDYELLRPMLELAADEAVQYRTSMPGHEVSVGARRRILCVPVKAVDDRLVAYAVVDPAPAQLEMGEPLAVILRAVWDSDPINKPVESEMIVMTALRAAFGRMPTPVYEYAFTSYQKLVDSLTMVFQPVVELSRHPTGVGVHSFEALARRKEGDTGAPMPVLQMAHQWGDRFIIERDALLVSKAIRSYAKAAVAANWQGIKPLSVNVAVRSLLRDSYLHQVSRALVEADVNPQTLTLEISEQDPISPGPGENWPQKPLKYFHHRLTTLARDLHINFAVDDFGVGHASLARMAELRLTQIKVDREILHHPLAVEELELVAKVARYARDQGDAPHPRAVVVEGYDEKAPITLKQIWDVGIHHVQGYFCGAVASTSLQPLDRQIQEEIAAQVKGER; translated from the coding sequence ATGGCGCCGAGCAAGCGACAGGCCGTCCTGATCGGAGTCAACCAGTGCGGCTACGACGTGCAACTGCCCGCGCTGCGGTATGCCGAGAGTGACGCACAGGATCTCCGGGCCGTGCTGCTCGACCAGGACTACGGCACCTTCCACGACGGTGACGTCAAGATGTTCCTCGGTGCGGACGCCACGTGGCGTGACATCAAGGCGTATCTGCGCGGGATCGCGTTCGAGTCGGGCCCCTCGGATGTGCTGCTGGTCTACTTCGCCGGGCATGCGCTGGTGCCGGAGTGGAACGAGCAGCTCGACGCGTACCTGGTCACTGCTGATCTGGATCCGGACGCGCTGCCTCGGGAGCCGGACAACGGCCTGCGGATGTCGTTCCTCAAACGGGATGTGTTCGAGGCGTTCGCGGGCACCTCGTTCCTGGTGCTGGACTGCTGCCAGGCGGGCATCTATGCGGACGCCGACCGGCGGCATGCGGCGGCGATAGAGACCTACCGCACCCAGGTCGACCGGCACAGTGCGTTGCTGGCATGCCCGAAGGGCGGGGTGGCCCGGGAGAGCACCGACTACGGGCACGGTGTGTTGACCCACCACGTCCTGCGGGCACTGCGTGGCGAGGCGGCGGACGAGGCTCGCCGGGTGTCGTTCGCCCGGATGGCAGCGTTCGTGGCTGAGCAGGGCATCGACCCGCCGCCGGCCCAGTGGGTGAAGACCTACGGGCCGGCGATACCGCTGACCCAGCCGCCCGTGTCGCGGCACGATCGACAGACGTTCAACACACCGGCCAATCCCGGCGTCATCCGGCCCTGCAAGAACCCGTTGGAGGACCACGCGAACTCAATCATGCAGTTGCTCGGCCGGATGTTCCGCGGCGCGAACCGGCCGAACCACCACGCCCAGCAGGTCGAACTCATCCGGTACGCGGTGGACGCCGACTCGGTGGCGGTGGTGCAGTTCGCCGGTGACGGCATCAGCGTGGTGGACAAGACCTCACGCTTCGACTACGAGTTGCTCCGGCCGATGCTGGAACTCGCCGCCGACGAGGCCGTGCAGTACCGCACCTCGATGCCGGGTCATGAGGTCTCCGTCGGTGCCCGTCGGCGCATACTCTGCGTACCCGTCAAGGCGGTGGACGACAGACTGGTCGCCTACGCCGTGGTCGACCCGGCCCCCGCGCAACTGGAGATGGGCGAGCCGCTCGCGGTGATCCTGCGAGCAGTCTGGGACTCCGACCCGATCAACAAGCCGGTCGAGTCCGAGATGATCGTCATGACGGCGCTGCGGGCGGCGTTCGGCCGGATGCCGACACCGGTGTACGAGTACGCCTTCACCAGCTACCAGAAGCTGGTCGACTCGCTGACCATGGTCTTCCAGCCGGTGGTGGAACTGAGCCGACATCCCACCGGGGTGGGGGTGCACAGCTTCGAGGCACTGGCCCGCCGCAAGGAGGGCGACACCGGAGCACCGATGCCGGTCCTGCAGATGGCGCACCAGTGGGGCGACCGGTTCATCATCGAGCGCGACGCACTGCTCGTCTCGAAGGCCATCCGCTCGTACGCCAAGGCCGCCGTCGCCGCCAACTGGCAGGGCATCAAACCGCTGTCGGTGAACGTGGCGGTTCGCTCGCTGTTGCGCGACTCGTACCTGCATCAGGTGAGCCGGGCACTCGTCGAGGCGGACGTCAACCCACAGACCCTCACCCTGGAGATCTCCGAACAGGACCCGATCTCACCGGGGCCGGGCGAGAACTGGCCGCAGAAGCCGCTGAAGTACTTCCATCATCGCCTCACCACGCTGGCCCGGGACCTGCACATCAACTTCGCCGTCGACGACTTCGGTGTGGGCCACGCGTCGCTGGCGCGGATGGCCGAGCTGCGGCTCACCCAGATCAAGGTCGACCGGGAGATCCTGCACCATCCACTGGCCGTCGAGGAGTTGGAGCTGGTGGCGAAGGTCGCCCGCTACGCCCGAGACCAGGGCGACGCTCCCCATCCACGAGCTGTCGTGGTCGAGGGGTACGACGAGAAGGCACCGATCACCTTGAAGCAGATCTGGGATGTCGGCATCCACCACGTCCAGGGCTACTTCTGCGGGGCGGTGGCGTCGACGAGCCTGCAACCGCTCGACCGGCAGATTCAGGAAGAGATCGCAGCCCAGGTCAAAGGAGAACGATGA
- a CDS encoding winged helix-turn-helix domain-containing protein has translation MPQTPDYIRISDEIVSDVRSGRIKPNEKLPSIADMADRFEVSSSTIQMVYVRLEALRVIRRHQGKGVFVTDPKTWMREP, from the coding sequence ATGCCACAAACACCGGACTACATCCGGATCTCGGACGAGATCGTCAGCGACGTGCGAAGCGGAAGGATCAAGCCGAACGAGAAGCTACCGTCCATCGCAGATATGGCTGACCGCTTCGAGGTCAGCTCGTCCACGATCCAGATGGTCTATGTCCGGCTGGAAGCCCTGCGGGTGATCCGGCGGCATCAGGGCAAGGGTGTCTTCGTGACCGATCCGAAGACCTGGATGCGGGAGCCGTAG
- a CDS encoding DivIVA domain-containing protein: protein MAQVYRGGQPYGTGRPTRLTPHEVRNHTFAPRRRGVDPDQVREFQTTVADDLADLHQQVHQLAHENERLKRALRDWQSMHARHCRPPNQARW from the coding sequence GTGGCCCAGGTGTATCGAGGTGGCCAGCCCTACGGGACCGGTCGCCCGACCCGACTGACCCCGCACGAGGTACGCAACCACACGTTCGCCCCGCGTCGCCGTGGGGTCGACCCCGATCAGGTACGCGAATTCCAGACCACGGTCGCCGACGATCTTGCTGACCTGCACCAGCAGGTCCATCAGCTCGCCCACGAGAACGAGCGGCTCAAGCGGGCGCTGCGCGACTGGCAGTCGATGCACGCGCGGCACTGCCGACCGCCGAACCAGGCCCGCTGGTGA
- a CDS encoding endonuclease domain-containing protein — MDVVLAELVERGHGLVNRSVVEQVVPAWILQRACTTGELVRVLPEVFAAAHLLDEEGRRAYTSPLGRIGPDLGRRAVGAWIRERGALSHLTALDVWGLRAQLPGDLLHVSAPAGSGLRSWPGVRVHRRRHFSLTSPSVLVRQGLPVTTVERALVDSWPMLSPAERRTPMIRAVNDRLTTPERLRAALDGTTRVPGRAGLSTLLTRLAEGCRSPLEIWGHERVFTGPGMPSFQRQVRVRLGRRTVHLDLYAEPERVNIELDGATTHGDPRQREIDLRRDAQLAALGILVVRFAHRRLVREPETVRRETLAILASRRPR, encoded by the coding sequence GTGGACGTGGTGTTGGCGGAACTGGTGGAACGCGGGCACGGGCTGGTGAACCGGTCCGTCGTCGAGCAGGTCGTGCCGGCGTGGATCCTGCAACGGGCGTGCACCACCGGCGAGTTGGTGCGGGTACTGCCCGAGGTGTTCGCGGCAGCACACCTGCTCGACGAAGAGGGCAGGCGGGCGTACACCTCGCCGCTCGGCCGGATCGGTCCGGACCTCGGCCGCCGTGCGGTCGGTGCCTGGATACGCGAGCGCGGCGCGCTCAGCCACCTCACCGCCCTCGACGTCTGGGGGTTGCGTGCACAACTGCCCGGGGACCTGCTGCACGTGAGCGCCCCGGCCGGCAGCGGCCTACGAAGCTGGCCCGGTGTCCGGGTCCACCGACGACGCCACTTCAGCCTCACCTCACCGTCGGTGCTGGTACGACAGGGACTGCCGGTGACCACCGTCGAGCGTGCCCTCGTCGACTCCTGGCCGATGCTCTCCCCGGCGGAACGGCGGACGCCGATGATCAGGGCGGTGAACGACCGGCTGACCACCCCCGAGCGGTTGCGGGCCGCACTCGATGGCACGACGCGGGTGCCGGGCCGGGCAGGGCTCAGCACACTGCTGACCAGGCTCGCCGAGGGCTGCCGAAGTCCGCTGGAGATCTGGGGACACGAGCGGGTCTTCACCGGCCCGGGAATGCCGTCGTTCCAGCGGCAGGTGCGCGTCCGGCTCGGTCGGCGCACCGTCCACCTCGACCTCTACGCCGAACCGGAACGCGTCAACATCGAACTCGACGGTGCCACGACCCACGGCGACCCGCGACAGCGCGAGATCGACCTGCGCCGCGACGCACAACTGGCCGCACTCGGCATCCTGGTGGTCCGTTTCGCCCATCGTCGGCTCGTGCGTGAGCCGGAGACCGTACGCCGGGAGACCCTCGCCATCCTGGCCAGCCGTCGACCTCGTTGA
- a CDS encoding HD domain-containing protein: MELPPYLATMPMHAITEMHGEAGLRERFRLEIEVFDEDHQQRLDQALTLASRLHRDDRRSREPYVNHLLRVAIRMMHYYEVRDVDVIVAGLLHDAVEDHPAELAGCEEANGADELSVSDRTGAALEVLAERFGPRVSRLVAAVTNPPWDPGRGRDEQYHEHVAASLEREPWARVVKISDFTDNGVGVIHSVGPKVESLARKYRPLVPVYRDLVTRPDTPLSPAVRRHILDQLDLAEERFSAILDQPAHPA; this comes from the coding sequence ATGGAACTGCCACCGTATCTGGCCACCATGCCGATGCACGCGATCACCGAGATGCACGGCGAGGCCGGTCTGCGGGAGCGGTTCCGGCTGGAGATCGAGGTCTTCGACGAGGATCATCAGCAGCGCCTCGACCAGGCGTTGACACTGGCCTCAAGGCTGCACCGGGACGACCGGCGATCCCGCGAGCCGTACGTCAACCACCTGCTCCGGGTCGCCATCCGGATGATGCACTACTACGAGGTACGCGACGTCGACGTGATCGTCGCCGGGCTGCTCCACGACGCGGTCGAGGACCACCCGGCCGAGCTGGCCGGATGCGAAGAAGCGAACGGGGCCGACGAACTGAGTGTGTCCGACCGGACCGGGGCGGCGCTGGAGGTGCTAGCGGAGCGGTTCGGGCCTCGGGTGTCGCGGCTGGTGGCGGCGGTGACGAATCCGCCGTGGGATCCGGGGCGGGGGCGTGACGAGCAGTACCACGAGCACGTCGCCGCCAGCCTGGAGCGGGAGCCGTGGGCACGGGTCGTCAAGATCTCCGACTTCACGGACAACGGGGTCGGCGTGATCCACTCGGTCGGGCCGAAGGTCGAGTCGTTGGCGCGGAAGTACCGGCCGCTGGTGCCGGTCTATCGGGATCTCGTCACCCGCCCGGACACTCCGCTCTCCCCTGCCGTGCGGCGGCACATCCTCGATCAGCTCGACCTGGCCGAGGAGCGCTTCAGCGCCATCCTCGACCAACCCGCCCATCCCGCCTGA